A genomic region of Lates calcarifer isolate ASB-BC8 linkage group LG9, TLL_Latcal_v3, whole genome shotgun sequence contains the following coding sequences:
- the cldn5b gene encoding claudin-5b, with the protein MLAACLEFLGLALCVTGSLLVMVACGLPMWKVTAFIDSNIVVAQTIWDGLWMSCVVQSTGQMQCKVHDSVLALTQDLQTARALTIISAVFGVVALTVTVAGAQCTNCIKDETVKARVVNAGGVIYIISGLFVLVPLCWMANNIIVDFHDPQVPPSKKREIGAAIYIGWAATALLLLGGTLLCCSFSQVVRGAYPIKYAPTKTITVNGEFDKKHYV; encoded by the coding sequence ATGCTCGCCGCGTGCCTGGAGTTCCTCGGCTTGGCGCTGTGCGTCACGGGCTCTCTGCTGGTGATGGTCGCCTGCGGGCTGCCGATGTGGAAGGTGACCGCCTTCATCGACTCCAACATCGTGGTGGCTCAGACCATCTGGGACGGTCTGTGGATGTCCTGCGTGGTGCAGAGCACCGGCCAGATGCAGTGCAAAGTCCACGACTCGGTCCTGGCCCTGACGCAGGACCTGCAGACGGCGCGCGCCCTGACCATCATCTCCGCGGTGTTCGGGGTGGTCGCCCTGACGGTGACGGTGGCCGGGGCGCAGTGCACCAACTGCATCAAGGACGAGACGGTGAAGGCTCGGGTGGTGAACGCCGGGGGGGTCATCTACATCATCAGCGGGCTGTTCGTGCTGGTCCCGCTCTGCTGGATGGCCAACAACATCATAGTGGACTTCCACGACCCGCAGGTGCCTCCGTCCAAGAAGCGGGAGATCGGGGCGGCGATCTACATCGGCTGGGCCGCCAccgcgctgctgctgctcggcgGGACCCTGCTGTGCTGCTCCTTCTCCCAGGTGGTGAGAGGCGCCTATCCCATCAAATACGCCCCCACCAAGACGATCACAGTCAACGGGGAGTTCGACAAGAAGCATTATGTATAA
- the septin5b gene encoding septin 5b, whose protein sequence is MTANSRYRSRAPRSDDGEEKEYVGFATLPNQVHRKSVKKGFDFTLMVAGESGLGKSTLVNSLFLTDLHKDRKLLNAEERISQTVEITKHTVDIEEKGVKLKLTIVDTPGFGDAVNNTECWRPVTDYINLQFEQYFRDESGLNRKNIQDNRVHCCLYFIPPFGHGLRPVDIEFMKALQDKVNVVPLIAKADCLTPTEIKKLKERLREEIDKYGIKIYQFPDCDSDEDEEFKQQDKELKESTPFAVIGSNTVVEARGQRVRGRLYPWGIVEVENPSHCDFVKLRTMLIRTHMHDLKDITSDGHYENYRAQCIQTMTSKMNADKRVESPIPILPLSTPDVETEKLIKMKDEELRRMQQMLQKMQQQMHEQDL, encoded by the exons ATGACGGCCAACAGCAGGTACAGGAGCCGCGCGCCCCGGTCAG ATGATGGAGAG GAGAAAGAGTACGTCGGTTTCGCGACGCTGCCGAACCAGGTGCACAGGAAGTCGGTGAAAAAAGGATTCGACTTCACCCTCATGGTGGCAG GTGAGTCTGGCCTGGGTAAATCCACCTTGGTGAACAGCTTGTTCCTCACTGATCtgcataaagacagaaaactgctCAACGCCGAGG agcgAATCAGTCAGACAGTTGAGATCACAAAGCACACAGTGGACATCGAGGAGAAGGGGGTGAAGCTGAAACTGACCATTGTGGACACCCCAGGTTTTGGAGATGCTGTCAACAACACAGAGTG CTGGAGACCCGTCACAGATTACATCAACCTGCAGTTTGAACAGTACTTCAGAGACGAGAGTGGACTCAACAGGAAAAACATCCAGGACAACAGAGTTCACTGCTGCCTCTACTTCATACCTCCGTTCGGACACGG GCTGCGTCCGGTGGATATAGAGTTCATGAAGGCCCTGCAGGACAAGGTTAATGTGGTTCCTCTCATCGCTAAGGCCGACTGCCTCACTCCCACTGAGATAAAGAAACTCAAAGAGCGG CTGAGGGAGGAGATCGATAAATATGGGATAAAGATCTACCAGTTCCCTGACTGCGACtctgatgaggatgaggagttCAAGCAGCAAGATAAAGAGCTGAAG GAGAGCACTCCGTTCGCAGTGATCGGCAGCAACACTGTGGTGGAAGCTCGAggtcagagagtgagagggaggctCTACCCCTGGGGCATCGTGGAGG TGGAGAACCCGTCCCACTGCGACTTTGTGAAGCTGAGGACCATGCTGATAAGAACCCACATGCACGACCTGAAGGACATCACCAGTGACGGTCACTACGAAAACTACAGAGCTCAGTGCATCCAGACCATGACCAG TAAGATGAATGCAGACAAACGGGTGGAGAGCCCCATACCCATCCTGCCGCTGTCCACACCCGACGTGGAGACAGAGAAACTCATCAAAATGAAAGACgaggag ctgAGGAGGATGCAGCAGATGCTTCAGaagatgcagcagcagatgcaCGAGCAGgacctgtga